One window from the genome of Podospora pseudocomata strain CBS 415.72m chromosome 6, whole genome shotgun sequence encodes:
- the SYP1 gene encoding SYP1 family protein (EggNog:ENOG503NYRN; COG:S), translated as MAATDDLSRAEYPAMLANLQPTQAVQTLSDRVKRITKVNNEIADWLQERKRVEEQYVAGLRKLLVFKVPNASSELGLVAQSVFQAPWDKILQSTDAIAASHHLLAQRIEKDVEHSLRTFQNKKEMQNIQNIGANLQTMARELDDAAEKSEKLSKKGGKANAQKVDQAASRLEAANQQWESQAPFIFETLQALDEQRINHLRDVLTQFETHEVDQATRTQAAAEEVLNMMLEVNTAKEIENFASKVTAGKPKIERRSTNTRASNVTTPTAAAPPSVHGGHDDDVTSEHSFQHQGHPESKLRSRIGTMLGRRRQSVHAGFGQISPQKGLGPFSRNLGSSHGHALSPRSSSHNLNNDSQNRLSSVVETPKSPGAADHRDSTAEKENARASHEGPNGTNGITGGDGNKDVQSSSLLNGTAEDIFDVQPPPGPPPAQQNEEPSKDAEGFTIPGAMNDPISRAQREAAAEEGDHMFKLNIQNEPIAEEDQDAKQAALSNVASVLTTMGAPARKTGTVRGRRDVRNTVYMPAPTHEVPGSAFPPSPSLPPTTLARPTPPFSTEGSHTSRASDTQSIRSGTSLGGTSSYSGFARLRHPDMHGSEHATGLNSSVIESVSAIFEEGEVTSVKVTGEIALSYNPDPDAAQPDHETIKLNKFSLLESIGPNRTFVGNTISPDEFTVDVSHLGSTTTAFTYRVHSDSDTALASQCPIVIHPVWKPQGDKLGLLLQYRLNPASNLPRPVTLSNLSFVATYEGAKASGVQTKPSGTHLKDKHLVYWRLGDVTLTQDWGKIICRVIGEQNAEPQPGHVEVRWEYTSNESEGPGTGSGISVARLGESKGKERELDEEDPFADAGSLVSPKDTRRWVDLPVVRKMVAGKYMSRSESK; from the exons ATGGCTGCCACCGACGACCTCTCGCGGGCCGAGTACCCAGCTATGCTG gccaacctccaaccaacccaagcCGTGCAAACATTGTCCGACCGAGTCAAGCGCATCACGAAAGTCAACAACGAGATCGCCGACTGGCTCCAG GAACGCAAAAGGGTTGAGGAGCAGTACGTCGCCGGCCTGCGAAAGCTGCTTGTCTTCAAGGTGCCCAACGCGTCATCCGAGCTTGGGTTG GTTGCGCAAAGCGTCTTCCAAGCACCATGGGATAAGATCCTTCAGTCTACCGACGCCATTGCTGCTTCCCATCACTTGCTCGCTCAGCGCATCGAGAAAGATGTCGAACACTCCTTACGAACCTTTcagaacaagaaggagatgcaGAATATCCAGAACATCGGCGCGAACCTCCAGACTATGGCCAGAGAGCTGGACGATGCCGCCGAAAAGTCGGAGAAGCTGTCCAAGAAGGGCGGCAAGGCTAATGCCCAAAAGGTGGATCAAGCGGCATCCAGGTTGGAAGCTGCCAACCAGCAATGGGAGTCGCAGGCGCCCTTCATCTTCGAAACGCTTCAAGCTTTGGACGAGCAGCGCATCAACCACTTGCGCGACGTGCTGACCCAATTCGAGACACACGAGGTGGACCAGGCAACGCGAACCCAGGCCGCTGCCGAAGAGGTGCTGAACATGATGCTGGAGGTCAACACTGCCAAGGAGATCGAGAACTTTGCGAGCAAGGTCACGGCTGGGAAGCCAAAGATTGAAAGGAGGTCGACCAACACGAGGGCCTCCAACGTCACCACGCCAACCGCAGCAGCCCCACCTAGCGTTCACGGCGGCCACGACGATGATGTTACTAGCGAACACTCCTTCCAACACCAGGGACACCCAGAATCGAAACTCCGGAGTCGGATCGGCACCATGTTGGGACGCCGACGACAGAGTGTCCATGCCGGGTTTGGGCAGATATCTCCTCAGAAGGGACTCGGCCCATTTTCTCGGAACCTCGGAAGCAGCCACGGCCACGCCCTGTCACCGAGATCTTCGTCTCACAACTTGAACAATGACTCTCAGAATAGGTTATCGTCCGTTGTCGAGACTCCCAAGAGCCCGGGTGCCGCGGATCATCGCGATTCGACagcggagaaggagaatgCCAGGGCTTCACATGAGGGTCCTAACGGCACGAACGGGATCACTGGTGGGGATGGCAACAAGGATGTGCAGTCATCCAGCCTTCTGAATGGAACCGCCGAGGACATCTTTGACGTTCAGCCACCTCCAGGGCCTCCGCCAGCGCAGCAAAATGAGGAACCATCAAAGGATGCTGAAGGGTTCACGATTCCAGGTGCCATGAACGATCCCATCTCTCGGGCCcagagggaggcggcggccgaggagggggatcaCATGTTTAAGCTCAACATCCAAAACGAGCCCATcgccgaggaggaccagGATGCGAAGCAAGCAGCCTTGTCCAATGTGGCCAGTGTTCTGACGACCATGGGGGCGCCTGCTAGAAAGACGGGTACTGTCCGTGGCAGGAGAGATGTAAGAAATACGGTTTACATGCCAGCCCCAACACACGAAGTACCCGGGAGCGCAttcccgccatcaccatcactaCCTCCCACGACACTGGCAAGGCCCACGCCGCCGTTCTCGACAGAAGGGAGCCATACCTCTCGTGCTTCCGACACCCAGTCGATCCGCTCAGGCACCTCGCTTGGCGGCACATCATCCTACAGCGGTTTTGCTAGGCTGCGGCACCCGGACATGCACGGATCCGAGCATGCGACCGGCCTGAACTCGTCAGTGATTGAATCGGTGTCTGCCATCTttgaagagggcgaggtcACGTCTGTCAAAGTGACGGGCGAGATTGCGTTGTCCTACAACCCTGACCCCGACGCTGCCCAGCCAG ACCACGAAACCATCAAGCTTAACAAGTTCTCGCTGCTCGAATCCATCGGTCCTAACCGCACCTTTGTCGGCAACACGATTTCGCCCGATGAGTTTACGGTCGATGTTTCGCACCTCGGCAGCACAACCACCGCCTTCACCTACCGCGTCCACTCCGATTCGGATACGGCTTTAGCCAGCCAGTGTCCTATTGTCATCCACCCCGTATGGAAGCCTCAAGGTGACAAACTTGGTCTGCTGCTGCAATACCGCCTCAACCCGGCCTCGAACCTGCCCCGTCCAGTAACACTCTCGAACCTCTCCTTCGTAGCAACATACGAAGGTGCCAAAGCAAGCGGCGTGCAGACCAAGCCTTCGGGCACGCACCTGAAGGACAAGCACCTTGTATACTGGCGCCTCGGGGACGTCACCCTGACCCAAGACTGGGGCAAGATCATCTGCCGGGTGATTGGAGAACAAAACGCCGAGCCACAACCGGGTCATGTGGAAGTGAGGTGGGAGTACACATCTAACGAATCGGAAGGGCCAGGAACAGGCAGTGGGATTTCGGTGGCCAGATTAGGGGAGAGCAAAggcaaggagagggagctggaCGAGGAAGACCCGTTTGCTGATGCGGGGAGCTTGGTGAGTCCGAAGGACAcgaggaggtgggttgaCTTGCcagtggtgaggaagatggtggcGGGGAAGTATATGAGTCGAAGTGAGTCGAAGTGA
- the MAD1 gene encoding coiled-coil domain-containing protein mad1 (COG:D; BUSCO:EOG092630UB; EggNog:ENOG503NWBJ): MPEPPEPNTPKPRPVNNSKTSQLMRSFTPKGEPPGSARRPSVSSNGAPSFRATVAGGASRPTLSSQSRIAAFRNSTTSQNLLTGEPTNAPNPRASTMSRLSGPSPATSRESRESSKENHEPCESDEQRKLIEDLKAEVGTLKYQISNYEQEKELARLQMENEIRDTKRRAEDDFKAKQAADAEKGRAQRQVEVLQAELDELRAEQERQKRELEAKARSAVDEARVLREELEDLSAEKDEAARVAEREVNDLRAKLAACQRGKSELEEGNKGREEMLERVQAALGEKDEIIGELEAQVLMLKAQTGDAETIAVIRRELSDQVTHIRALEAKNREQITELRHLRQVHKAVEVVEEEKRSLQRKVEAAVGVERELAEERTQRQRLEDERMAWAAYLEGEGQAEFDSPEEVARALVAERLSSASLLEKIGSLQPEVADRDNIIRSLEEEKAGLLEQIEKLKAPGGSSGGNDKARARLDRQRALAVKEVEYLRAQLRTFDMEDITMQPETVDEQKAQRIQELEDLVDRYKTEVATLHADLTSLESAAVSPVQPVIGSKRPRSDSDDAESEHLGHLARKNRKLQAELADVQQTLHLLRKEHAVTVEQLAKAKERASTRVLSLRSNPTSDYEAIKTATLAALKAENAELVAHIQRQPTLFSTIPTSQLAAAQREVAEAKAETASAHKSSRRLKEVWAAKSAEFKEAVFSTLGWTVSFIPGGKMRVESVYYPSKTDEHENSIVFDGEKGTMKVGGGPRSEFAVRIGDLIKFWVRERGCVPGFLAALTLEFWEERHGGQEDHSS, from the exons ATGCCCGAACCCCCAGAACCAAACACACCCAAACCGCGACCGGTGAACAACAGCAAAACATCCCAACTAATGCGGTCCTTCACCCCCAAAGGCGAGCCGCCCGGGTCGGCCCGGCGTCCCTCCGTCTCCAGCAACGGCGCCCCCAGCTTCCGCGCCACCGTTGCCGGCGGCGCCTCAAGACCGACGCTTTCTTCCCAATCCAGA atcgCCGCCTTTCGCAACAGCACAAcctcccaaaacctcctcacGGGCGAACCAACAaacgcccccaacccccgagCCAGCACCATGTCACGGCTCAGCGGACCCTCCCCCGCAACGAGCAGAGAAAGTCGCGAAAGCAGCAAAGAGAACCACGAACCTTGCGAGAGCGACGAACAGCGAAAACTAATCGAGGACCTCAAAGCCGAGGTCGGCACGCTAAAATACCAAATCAGCAACTACGAGCAAGAAAAGGAGCTGGCGCGTCTGCAGATGGAGAATGAAATTCGAGACACCAAGCGACGGGCGGAAGACGACTTCAAGGCGAAGCAAGCCGCCGACGCGGAAAAGGGACGCGCCCAGCGGCAGGTTGAGGTTTTGCAGGCGGAACTTGACGAGCTGAGAGCggagcaggagaggcagAAACGGGAGCTGGAGGCCAAGGCTAGGAGCGCGGTGGATGAGGCAAGGGTGCTgagggaggagcttgaggattTGAGTGCGGAGAAGGATGAGGCGGCAAGGGTGGCGGAGCGGGAGGTTAATGACCTCCGGGCTAAGCTTGCGGCGTGTCAGCGGGGGAAGAgtgagttggaggaggggaataaggggagggaggagatgctgGAGAGGGTGCAGGCTgcgttgggggagaaggatgagattattggggagctggaggcgcaGGTGCTGATGCTCAAGGCGCAGACGGGGGACGCGGAGACTATTGCTGTCATCAGGAGGGAGCTGTCGGATCAGGTGACGCATATTAGGGCGCTGGAGGCGAAGAATAGGGAGCAGATTACCGAGCTCAGGCACTTGCGCCAGGTGCACAAGGCtgtggaggtggtcgaggaggagaagaggtctTTGCAGCGGAAGGTGGAGGCtgcggttggtgttgagcgggagctggcggaggagaggacgcagaggcagaggttggaggatgagaggatGGCTTGGGCGGCGTatttggagggtgaggggcAGGCTGAGTTTGACTCGCCTGAGGAGGTGGCCAGGGCTCTTGTTGCTGAGCGGCTCAGCTCGGCGAGTTTGCTGGAGAAGATAGGGTCTCTCCAGCCTGAGGTTGCTGATCGGGATAATATTATTAGGTctcttgaggaggagaaggccgggCTGCTGGAGCAGATTGAGAAACTCAAGGCTCCTGGGGGGTCCAGTGGGGGGAACGATAAGGCTCGTGCCCGTCTGGACAGGCAGCGTGCCCTTGCCGTCAAGGAGGTTGAGTACCTTAGGGCGCAACTCAGGACGTTTGACATGGAGGATATCACCATGCAGCCTGAGACAGTGGACGAGCAAAAGGCGCAGAGGATacaggagctggaggatcTGGTTGATCGGTACAAGACCGAGGTTGCGACGCTTCACGCCGATTTGACGTCTCTCGAATCTGCCGCTGTGTCCCCAGTTCAGCCTGTCATTGGGAGCAAGCGTCCCCGATCAGACTCTGACGACGCGGAATCTGAACATTTGGGGCACCTGGCCAGGAAAAACAGGAAACTCCAGGCTGAGCTTGCCGACGTTCAGCAAACGCTACATCTTTTACGAAAAGAACACGCCGTCACGGTTGAACAGCTAGCCAAGGCAAAAGAACGGGCCTCGACCCGAGTTTTGTCTCTTAGGTCTAACCCAACATCCGACTACGAAGCCATCAAGACAGCCACCTTGGCCGCGTTGAAAGCCGAAAACGCCGAGCTGGTAGCTCACATACAACGTCAGCCAACACTGTTTTCCACCATACCCACATCGCAactcgccgccgcccaaaGGGAGGTAGCAGAGGCAAAAGCAGAAACCGCCTCGGCGCACAAGAGTTCACGTCGACTGAAGGAGGTGTGGGCGGCAAAGTCGGCAGAGTTCAAAGAGGCTGTTTTTAGCACGCTGGGGTGGACGGTGAGTTTTATCCCTggggggaagatgagggTCGAGAGCGTTTACTACCCCTCAAAAACGGACGAGCACGAGAACAGCATtgtttttgatggggagaaggggacgatgaaggttggtggtgggccgAGGAGCGAGTTTGCGGTGAGGATTGGGGATCTGATCAAATTctgggtgagggagagggggtgcGTGCCGGGGTTTTTGGCGGCTTTGACGTTGGAGttttgggaggagaggcacGGGGGGCAGGAGGATCACTCTTCttag
- the CSK1 gene encoding mitogen-activated protein kinase (EggNog:ENOG503P0VQ; COG:G) — translation MSDSADWRAVLTASERYDNIQRLTKVLAASRGSAFSFEDEAYKTSASREEYDSACNPPPSSPPYSPPEGVTTPASPGIKIGSYANCHCIDDGATSQVYRSDTYALKVIVETNIAPHNPRLEARLLSSLSHENIISLIETFYDQSTRFVLVFPYMPLTLNRVLEQHTESNTTLSSRQTNHIFVALFSALDYLHTQGIIHRDIKPSSLLLSSPFSASSPVPSITLIDFGTAWSPEHSPPTEPADNKILDIGTSQYRAPEVLFGNKSYTTAVDIWAAGVMLAECIMKPCPRPLFESRGVHEDGNQLGLILSIFKTIGSPTEETWPEAGRGGKEGLRTVPWESWRAFERRGWEEVLPEVVGDRWRELVGRCVRYQSGWRVRAGEAVEILRGGSERLD, via the exons ATGTCAGACTCGGCTGATTGGAGGGCTGTACTTACGGCCTCGGAACGATATGACAACATCCAGAGGCT AACCAAGGTACTAGCTGCCTCTAGAGGTAGTGCGTTTAGCTTTGAGGATGAAGCTTACAAGACATCTGCCAGCAGA GAAGAATATGATTCCGCCTgcaatccaccaccatcctctccgccataCTCACCACCAGAAGGTGTCACTACTCCTGCAAGTCCCGGCATCAAAATAGGTAGCTATGCCAACTGTCACTGCATCGATGACGGCGCCACCTCCCAAGTCTATCGCTCCGATACCTACGCCCTCAAAGTCATTGTCGAAACCAACATCgccccccacaacccccgcCTCGAAGCTAGGCTCTTGTCGTCCTTGTCCCACGAGAACATCATCAGCCTCATCGAAACATTTTATGACCAATCCACCCGCTTCGTTCTCGTCTTCCCTTACATGCCTCTGACTCTCAACCGGGTTCTCGAGCAACACACCGaatccaacaccaccctctcaTCCCGACAAACTAACCACATCTTTGTCGCTCTATTCTCGGCTTTGGATTACCTACACACCCAAGGCATCATCCACCGGGACATCAAACCCTCCTCTCTGCTTttatcctcccccttctccgcctcaTCTCCCGTCCCCAGCATCACACTGATAGACTTTGGCACAGCCTGGTCACCCGAGCACTCACCGCCAACCGAACCAGCGGATAACAAAATCCTCGACATTGGCACAAGCCAGTACCGTGCTCCTGAGGTGCTATTCGGCAACAAGTCGTACACCACGGCGGTGGATATCTGGGCTGCGGGCGTGATGTTGGCGGAGTGTATCATGAAGCCGTGTCCCAGGCCGTTGTTTGAAAGTAGGGGTGTACACGAAGATGGGAACCAGCTCGGGTTGATATTGAGTATCTTCAAGACGATTGGGAGTCCGACAGAGGAGACCTGGCCAGAGGCAGGGAGGGgcgggaaggaggggttgaggacTGTTCCGTGGGAGAGTTGGAGGGCTTttgagaggaggggttgggaggaggtgctgccggaggtggtgggggacaggtggagggagctggtggggaggtgtgTGAGGTATCAGAGTGGGTGGAGGGTCAGGGCTggagaggcggtggagattTTGAGAGGGGGAAGTGAGAGGTTAGACTGA
- a CDS encoding hypothetical protein (EggNog:ENOG503NZ5X; COG:S) produces MKNRQKSRTGCRTCKVRRLRCDEAKPACENCLKKGFQCPGYQQRLQWSTKHERPTVINTTGPDNFAQLVTAASASIVKTASPAGNPSGSDANVSAASPTTPSPAAAVSRESSSAPRSATLSASPPPSSFTLSPPPQSEAPVEDGTGGDGGTLVPVARKSGGLTPTNRQQEPMMFQQVVDIPTFLIEHWFKSVCCSWSAFDSQTNPYRRLTSTLWNTSTPVFYALQAISAASLVERLPHVIKDTARAAPRKAAEAIHKELVAFSTGYRPRFPVELLLSLFCMSSSMCWMESRQLGQQYVRQAHNVLKILDRQTLDSESQELLDFFKGCLLYEEALRSVVSEEEIDFANMLSWAEPTDQGPLVAATPHAWTGVSADVFRLFGKAVALCRRSRTRWQHNDGTSYRVLQGAMKDIQEATVIEESLLSIDITPVETSLTPDTASTISTDLYNATQAYRLSSLLQLYETFPDLVAKRMPDLADQDGTILWSTWVSPLALHVTDVLRALPVGSMRCIQPLLCLCAGSGLRFDRKVPLGRGHQSFLLSTESTAAAAIPTPTSCIVADTDSSLAATPGMSENAIKTSQARSFIMARLDQLENSLPPKPIGVAKQLLRAVWTAYDEEIGLARRTHWLDVMSQTGLHSLFG; encoded by the exons ATGAAGAACAGACAGAAGTCGAGAACTG GTTGTCGAACTTGTAAAGTCAGGCGG CTGCGATGTGATGAAGCCAAACCCGCCTGTGAGAACTGTCTCAAGAAGGGCTTCCAGTGCCCCGGTTATCAGCAGCGTCTCCAATGGTCGACCAAGCATGAAAGGCCGACGGTGATTAACACGACAGGGCCTGACAACTTTGCCCAGCTCGTCACCGCTGCTTCGGCCTCTATCGTCAAGACCGCCTCCCCTGCCGGCAACCCATCTGGGTCTGACGCCAACGTCTCGGCCGCAAGCCCGACGACTCCCAGCCCGGCTGCGGCTGTAAGCCGGGAATCTTCCTCGGCACCGCGGTCAGCTACACTATCCgcctcgccgccaccgtcTTCATTTACCCTctcgccaccaccccagTCAGAGGCTCCCGTCGAGGATGGTactggcggtgatggcggcacTCTTGTTCCCGTCGCCCGGAAGAGTGGCGGCTTGACTCCGACGAATCGGCAACAGGAACCCATGATGTTTCAGCAAGTGGTGGATATTCCTACGTTCCTGATAGAACACTGGTTCAAGTCTGTCTGTTGTTCCTGGTCGGCTTTTGACTCTCAGACAAACCCCTACCGCCGACTAACCTCGACACTGTGGAACACATCGACACCCGTGTTCTATGCCCTCCAAGCCATCTCGGCAGCCTCGCTTGTCGAGCGCCTTCCTCATGTCATCAAAGACACGGCCCGTGCCGCCCCGCGaaaggctgccgaggccaTCCACAAAGAGCTCGTCGCCTTCTCGACAGGCTATCGTCCGCGTTTCCCGGTTGAGCTCCTGTTATCCTTGTTCTGTATGAGCTCGTCCATGTGCTGGATGGAGTCGCGACAACTTGGCCAGCAATACGTACGACAGGCCCACAACGTGCTGAAGATCCTCGACCGCCAGACGCTCGATTCCGAATCGCAGGAACTCCTCGACTTCTTCAAGGGATGTTTGCTGTACGAAGAGGCGCTGAGGAGTGTGGtgtcggaggaggaaatAGACTTCGCCAACATGCTCAGCTGGGCAGAGCCGACAGATCAAGGACCGCTGGTGGCCGCAACACCGCACGCATGGACAGGTGTTTCTGCTGACGTCTTTCGACTTTTCGGCAAGGCTGTTGCTCTTTGCCGGCGGTCCCGCACACGATGGCAGCATAACGATGGGACGAGCTATCGCGTCCTGCAAGGTGCCATGAAGGACATCCAGGAGGCTACCGTGATCGAAGAGTCATTGTTGTCCATTGATATCACGCCTGTCGAGACCAGCCTCACGCCTGATACGGCTTCGACGATATCGACTGATCTGTACAATGCTACGCAAGCCTATCGGCTCTCATCACTCCTCCAGCTGTACGAGACTTTCCCCGATCTCGTCGCAAAGCGAATGCCCGATTTGGCGGACCAAGATGGAACCATTCTCTGGAGTACATGGGTATCTCCCTTGGCCCTTCACGTCACGGATGTTCTCAGGGCTTTGCCAGTTGGAAGCATGCGATGTATCCAACCGCTGCTCTGTCTCTGCGCGGGGAGCGGGCTGCGGTTCGACAGGAAGGTCCCCCTCGGTCGCGGCCATCAGAGCTTCCTGCTCAGCACCGAGTCGACGGCTGCGGCGGCGATCCCCACGCCCACATCGTGTATTGTCGCTGATACGGACTCTTCCCTAGCCGCCACGCCCGGGATGTCAGAGAATGCCATCAAGACGTCACAGGCCCGGTCGTTCATCATGGCCCGGTTGGATCAGCTGGAGAACAGCCTGCCACCGAAGCCGATTGGTGTGGCCAAGCAGCTGCTGCGTGCTGTCTGGACCGCGTATGACGAAGAGATTGGGCTGGCACGTCGGACGCACTGGCTGGATGTGATGAGCCAGACAGGCCTCCACAGTCTATTCGGATGA